One genomic segment of Pongo abelii isolate AG06213 chromosome 13, NHGRI_mPonAbe1-v2.0_pri, whole genome shotgun sequence includes these proteins:
- the LOC134759822 gene encoding trypsin-3-like, with translation MHFSVLLDLMGLCTDKLDILFILTASPTDQEGLQSRYQTCLRTHRAVGTYSQPSSIDSYTSPFRVPFAVPFDDDDKIVGGYTCEENSLPYQVSLNSGSHFFGGSLISEHKGCGHKTDYPDELKCLDALVLTQAECKASYPGKITNSMFCVGFLEGGKDSCQGDSSGPVVSKGKLQGVVSWGYGCALKNRPGVYTKVYNYVDWIKDTIAANS, from the exons ATGCATTTCAGCGTGCTCCTTGACTTAATGGGGTTATGTACAGATAAGCTGGATATT CTCTTCATACTGACTGCCAGCCCTACTGACCAGGAGGGACTACAGTCCCGCTACCAAACTTGTCTGAGAACTCACAGGGCTGTTGGCACATACAGTCAGCCATCTTCCATAGATTCCTACACCAGCCCCTTCAGGGTTCCAT TTGCTGTCCCCTTTGACGATGATGACAAGATCGTTGGGGGCTACACCTGTGAGGAGAATTCTCTCCCCTACCAGGTGTCCCTGAATTCTGGCTCCCACTTCTTTGGTGGCTCCCTCATCAGCGAACA CAAGGGTTGTGGTCATAAAA CTGACTACCCAGACGAGCTGAAGTGCCTGGACGCTCTGGTGCTGACCCAGGCTGAGTGTAAAGCCTCCTACCCTGGAAAGATTACCAACAGCATGTTCTGTGTGGGCTTCCTTGAGGGAGGCAAGGATTCCTGCCAG GGTGACTCTAGTGGCCCTGTGGTCTCCAAGGGAAAGCTCCAAGGAGTTGTCTCCTGGGGCTATGGCTGTGCCCTGAAGAACAGGCCTGGAGTCTACACCAAGGTCTACAACTATGTGGACTGGATTAAGGACACCATCGCTGCCAACAGCTAA